DNA sequence from the Gemmatimonadales bacterium genome:
TGGGCCGCGGCACCTGCGTGGGTCGGATGACCGGTACCCGCCTCGGCGCTGCTTGCCATCGCGATGCGACGCTTCCGGCGACCTGCGAATAGGACAGCCCCACGAGAGCCGCCAGGATGACCCAGACCGCTTTCCGGTCTTCCCACGTCAGCGGCAGCATTGCGATGCCGAGCGTGGCGTACAGCACCAGGCCGAATCGCCGATCGATGGACTGGAGCCGCAGCACCGCCAGAAAGACCGCGAAGAGCATCGTCGCGTACAACATGAATCCGATGGCCCCCTCCTCCACCAGCACCGAGATGTAGGAGTTATGGGCCACCTGGGCGGCCGGGCCTAACTGCGGCGTAATCGCCTTGATATAGCTGGCCGTGCCGTAGCCGATGAGGGGCGACTCGGTGAAGGCGGTCATCCCCGCCTTCCACAGCTTGAACCTGCCGCCCAGGCTGAGATCCTCGACCTGCTCTCCGGTGGTGGCGAGCCGATTCACGATCTTGGTGGGCACGTACGCCACTGCGAGGCTCCCCGTAATGAGGAGCATCGCGATAGCCGACACCAGGCGCCCGGCGGTCAGGTGGGTCATGGTCAAAGGGACGATCATCAACGCGACCATCGTCGCCAGCATGCCCCCGCGCGAGCCGGTGAGCCCGATGGCCAGTATTCCTAACGGCAGGTACCCGCGAGCGATCCAGCGCATCACCGGCCGATGGTAGGTCTGCCCGAGATACCAGGCCAGGGGGACCGCCAGGGCGAGGGTCATCGCCAGGTCGTTGGGGTCGACCTCACCCGCGGCAAAACGGCGGAGCGCCCCTCCCTGTCGGCGATACACGATGACGGTATCGATTGCGGCGAGGTAGGCGCCGAACAGGTAGGCAGTCAACAGCCCGAGCACCTTCTGCCGCGAGGGCGCGAGCTCCCAGATCATCCACATCGCCGCGAAGAGCTGAACGAAGGTGTAGAACTTCTTGGGTACACCCTGGAAGTTGATAAGCAGGAGGCCGCACCCCGACCAGAGCACGAACAGCAGCGCGGCGATGTGCGTCAGGTGCCAGCGTCGGATCCGTCCCGACATCACGATGGCGAGCATCGCCAGACCAAAGGCCAGCACGCCGGTGGCCCGACTGACGACGGCCATCTGACTGATGCGGATGACGCCTTCCCAGGGCACCGAAAAGACGAACAACCACAGGGCGGCGTAGGCGAGCGAGATCATGCTGGCCTTCTCGGTCTGAGGGAAGTGGTCGCTGGTTGCGTCATGGGATGGCAATGCCTTTCCGGCTCAACAGCTCCTGGTAGAGCGCCATCCAGCGATCGGCCATCGCCCCCATGCCGTAGCGGGTGGCGACATGGTGCCGTCCGGCGCGCCCCATCAGCTCCCGTTCCCGGGCCGGCAGGGACATGAGCTGCCGCATCGCCTGCGAGAGGGCACCCGGATCCCCGGCCGGCACCAGGAACCCGCTGGTCCCCGATTCCACTAGCTCCGCCACTCCCCCGACCCGGGTCGCGACCACCGGCGTAGCGGCTGCCAGCGCCTCCATCACCACGTTGGGCATCCCTTCCCAGGCGGAGGACAGCACGAAGCCGTCAGCTGCCGCAAGCAGCGCCGGGATGTCCTGCCGGACACCGAGAAAGCTCACCTGCGCCCCCGTGCCGAGCTGCCGCGCCTGCTGCTCCAACTCCTGCAGCATGGGCCCCCGTCCGGCGATGAGCAACCGGGCCGGCGCAGCCGCCAGCGGCTGGAACGCCTGGAGCAGGGTCGGATAGTCCTTCTGCGGCAGCAGCCGACCGACGGCCAGCCAGAGAAACTCGCCCGGCGCCAGACCGAGCTCGCTCCGGATGCGGAGGCGCTCGTCCACCGGCGCCGAAAGTTCGGCGACATCGACGCCGTTGGGAATCACCAGTGCCTTGCCGCTCGGCAGCAGCCTCCGCTCCCGCAGTGAGTCCGCCACCTCCTGCGAGTTGGTGGTGCAGCGATCATCCATCCAGTTCGTCAGCCGCATGAGCCAATCGCGCGAGGCGCTACCGTTGCGCTCGCTGCGGATCGAGCTCACGATAAGCGGCACACCGGCCCATCTGCCGGCGAGCCGGCCCAGCAGGTTGGCGTGGTACATGAAGCTCGTCAGCAGCTGCGGCCGCCATTCCCGCAGCAGAGTAACTAGTCGCTGGAACGCCCGCCAATCGGCGCGGCCCCGTTCCATCTCCAGGCTGATGACGGGCAGGCCTTGGTCGAAGGCCTGCCGCCCCATCTCCCCCAGCGGTGTCATCGAGACCAGGCGCACCTCATACTGGCGGGCGAGAAGGGCGCGTGCCAGGCAGAGGATCTGACGATCCGCGCCGCCCATACCGAGACTGGTGGACAGCAGCAGGATCCTGGGGGAGGCTGGGGACGCAGATCGCGAGGTAGTCACGCGCTCTCGATCAGACGGAGGTAGTGATCGACCGCCGCCTCCCGGGTGAACGGCCGCAACGCCTCCGCCGGGATCGGCTCGGCGGGTCGATCCAGCGCATCGATGATGGCCTGGGCCAGGGCGGCCGGATCGCCGACCGGCACGAGGGCGCCGAGACGTCCCTGCTGCAGAATCTCCCTGGGGCCGCTGTGGCAGTCGGTCGCCACCACCCGAGTGCCGAGCGCCAGCGCCTCGATCAACACGGTGGGCAGTCCCTCCCACGCCGAGGAGAGCACGAAGAGCGCGGCGCCGGCCATGTAGGCCGGTGCTTTCTCGACGAACCCCGGGAGGGCCACGTCGTCGGCCAGCCCCAGCTCGCCCACAAGGGCCGTGAGCGCGGGCCGTTCCTCTCCCTCTCCCAGGATCATCAGCCGAGCGGCCCGGTGTCGCCGGACCTCGGCGAATGCCCGGATGAGCGTGGGAAAGTCCTTGGCCGCGGTGAGCCGCCCGACGCCGAGGATGACCGGCGGCTGCCCCACTCCGAACCAGGGGTGGTCCGGCGCCTGCCGGCCCAGCGCGATCATCCCCGGCGTGATCACCGGGTTATAGACCACCTGGACGCGTGCACGCGATATCCCGGTGGACTGCGCCAGGGCGTCCGCGACTCCGCCCGACACGGCGACCACCCCGGCGGCCCAGGGGTAGAAGAGGCGTACCAGGTGGGGCCAGACCCGGTCCCCCAGCCGCTCCCGCTGCCCCATCGAATGCGAGAGCGTGGTGTGCACCGTGACGATGACCGGCGTGCCCTGCCGGGCGAGCCGAGCCGCCCAGAGGGCGATGAGATTGGCGTGACTCATCGAGGAGACCAGCACCCGGGGCCGTTCCCGGCGGAGATAGCGGGTGAGCGGCAGCAGGCTCCCGGTCAGTCGGGTGGCGCGGAGATCGACCAGGCGCACCGAGGGAGGAAGCTGGTCGAGGAACGCGCCCTGGGCGATGGCGAGAATGACGTCCACCGGGAGCCCGCGTTCGGCGATCGCCTGCACCAGATTCACGATCACCCGCTGGGCACCGCCGCCACGAAGCGAGGGCAGGAAGAAGGCGATCGGCGCCGCCTTCATTCCGGATTGGCTTCGGCGAGAGCGTCGGGCTCCGGCTTCCCCGCTGGGCGGCCGATCCGGCGAGAGCCGCGGCGGAGGAGCTCCCCGACTCGTCTGGACGCCCAGGCGCCGTGCGGGCCGAGGAACATTTCCGATCGCAGCGTGGCGGCGGCCAGGGCGCAGGCGGCGGCCGTGGCCCCCGCCGCGATCAGCACCGGGATCTTGCCCAGGTGCGCCGCCCGCGCCGCCTGGGCAGCGAGGCCCGCCGTGCCCCCGATCAGCGCGGCGAAGACGGCTCCCGGCACCTGCGCGCGGAGGAAGCGGCTCCAGGAGAGGCCGGTTACCGATCGGCTGAGTGCCGCCATCGCCACCCAGTTGCATCCCATCGCGAGCGACACCGCGACGGCCACGCCGCCCACACCCCAGTGTTGACCGATGAGCGCGCCCGTCACTACCAGGGCGGCGTAGGCGCCCTGCACCAGCGCTCGCGCGTACACCACGCCGGCCGCCTTGGTGCAGGCGTCGCTCACTTTGCTGCTCATCCGGAACAGCAGGCTGCAGGAGAACAGCCGGAAGGGCAGCACGACCCCGGTCCACTGTGGCCCCAGAAGCGTGGGGATGAACTCAGGCGCCACGACCCAGAGAAACGCACTCACCGGGAGCGACATCAGGGCCACCAGGGCGAGCACCCGCTCGTAGGCACCCGCCAGCCGGTCGGGCTCGTCCTGGACCTGCGCCATGACCGGGAAGAGCACCCGGTTCACGATCCGTCCGAACACGCTCGCCGGCACCACCATCAGATTGTAGGCACGCCCGTAGATCCCCAGCGCCTGGGGGCCGAGCCACCGCCCGACCACCATGTTGTCGCCCTGCTGGGAGAGCACGTTGCCGACCTGGGCCAGCGAGTGCCCCAGGCCGTAGCTGAGCAGGTCCCGGCTGGCCCGGAGGTCGAGGCTGGGCCGGACCGGATGCCGAGTGGCGACATACATGCCGATGGTCCGCAAGCTCACCTGCGAGAGGTTGGCGGCCACCAGGGACCAGACGCCGTAGCCCTGCCACGCCAGCAGCACGCCGATGCAGGCGTACCCCAGGATATAGCTGCCGACCTCGACGGCGACGAAGAGCCGGAAACGCAGCTGCCGGACGAGGAGCGACTCGCCCACCGTGTTGAGGCCGTCGATGGGGAACAGGAGCGCCACGCCCCGGAGCACGGGCTCGACGGCGGGAATGCGGTAGAAGGCGGCGAGCGCGGGAGCGGCGAGCCATACCGCGGCCCCGAGGAGGAGGCCGAGCACGCCGGAGATGGTGAAGGCGACCCGGATGTGGACCGGCTCGAGCTCGCGACGCTGCACGATCGCCGGGCCGACGCCGACCTGCGAGACGATCTGCGAGAGCGCGATGATGACGGTGGCCGCGCCCATCACACCGAACTCGGTGGGTGTGAGCAGCCGTCCCAACGCCACCATGACCAGCAGCTGGATGGCGCCCTGAACGCCGGTGCCGCTGAAGGTCCAGAGCATCCCGCCGAGCGCGCGCTGGGTCAGGCCACGGGGCGCGCCCCGGCGCTCGTCCGAGGTCATGGTGGTCCCCTCACCTACCGCTCGACGGTCTCCCGGACCTTCTCGACCTGCTCGGACCCATCGTAGCCATACTGCAGCAGATCCTCGCGCAGCAGGTCATCCAGGAGGTCCTGCTGCACAGGCGTCAGGTCATTCCGCCAGCGGTTGCTCGTGCTTCGGATGGACGCCACGCGCACCTGACGCTCGAACGCGTCGGAGTCGGGAAGTTCGACGAACTTCAGCACCCGCCGGAAGGTCTCCACCGGCTGCTCACAGAAGTCCTCGTATTTGACCTCGAAAAAGCGCGCCGGGTCGAGCGTCCGCCGCGCCGCGTCGATCGCCCGCATCTGGATGCGCCACTCCAGGCCCGCCAGCGCGGTGAACGAGCGATCATAGCTTTCCCAGGTGGCCTGATCGTCGGGCGAGAGCAGGCCCGCCCGCCAGCGCTGCGGCCCATACCAGCCGCGCCAGAAGTGCACGTGCAGCAGCGAGCTTGCGACGGCCCGGCCGTCGCGCACAATGTGAATGAACTTCGCGTCGTCGAAGATCTCGTTGAGGAAGCCGATGCGGGGCCAGCCGGTGATCTTGACCAGCAGACGATCGCGCCCGGACGTGAGCATGGGCTGGAACGCGGCGCGCACCTGTTTCTTCACCCGCGCGCTCACGTCCGATCCGACGAGGTCCCGGCAGGGCTCGGAGAAGCCGTAGGCGTGATGGTCCCAGAAGCGATAGTGCTCGCCCGGCCGGATCTTGCCCCCGAACAGCTGGTGCAGCAGCGGGTTCCCCATGGCCGTGACGGCCCAGCGATTCCACAGTGGCCGGTCGGGATACAGATAGCAGAAACCGGACATCCACATCATCCGGGGGTGGCGCGCCATCAACCGATGAAACAGGGTCGAGCCGCAGCGTCCGGTTCCCACCAGGATGATGGGCTTGGTAACTTGCATCATCTGCCGGTTGGTCACTCCCATGACGGTGGTCAGAGGGTCGGCGTGGACTCGGAGGCCCGGAAGGCGCGAATGTTGCCATGGGCAATCCCGGCGCAGTCCAGCACGAAACATGCCTCTCGATGATCCGACGCTTGACCCGCGGAGCCGCGCCAGGGCAATCTACCACGGCCAGATCGGAAGGGCACCCCAGCGGAGGCTGCATTTTGGCTGAAAAACCAGGGTTTTTCATCGTGGGCGCTCCCAAGTGCGGGACCACCGCTCTCTATGAATACCTGCGCACCCATCCCAACATCTTCATGCCGAGGATCAAGGAGCCGCACTATTTCGCCCGGGACCTGGGTACCTACCCTCGGATCAAGACGTTGGACGAGTACACCCAGCTCTTTGCGGAGCGGGCACCGCAGCACCTGATCGCTGGCGAGGCCTCGGTCTACTACCTGCGTTCCTCGGTGGCCCTTGGCAACATTCACGCGTTCAACCCCGACGCCCGGATCATCGCCATGTTCCGCAATCCGGTGGACATGGTGTACTCTTTGCACTCCCAGCTGCTCTACGTCTCCGAGGAGAACGTCAGCGATTTCGAGGCCGCCTGGCGCTTGCAGGATCGCCGGCGCCAAGGGCACGACCTGCCTCCTGCCTCGCGTGGATCGTTCCTAGTCCAGTACCAGGAGGTCGGTCGTTTCGGGACGCAGGTGGAGCGCCTGTTGTCGACCTTCCCCGGGGCACAGGTGAAGCTGATCCTGTATGACGACTTCGCCGCCTCCCCTCGAAGCGTCTACGACGATGTCATTCGGTTCCTCGGCATCCCGCACGACGACCGCACCGAGTTTCCCCAGATCAACGAGAACAAGAAAGCGCGAATGCCCTGGTTGAGGGACTTCTATCGCAA
Encoded proteins:
- a CDS encoding O-antigen ligase family protein, which translates into the protein MISLAYAALWLFVFSVPWEGVIRISQMAVVSRATGVLAFGLAMLAIVMSGRIRRWHLTHIAALLFVLWSGCGLLLINFQGVPKKFYTFVQLFAAMWMIWELAPSRQKVLGLLTAYLFGAYLAAIDTVIVYRRQGGALRRFAAGEVDPNDLAMTLALAVPLAWYLGQTYHRPVMRWIARGYLPLGILAIGLTGSRGGMLATMVALMIVPLTMTHLTAGRLVSAIAMLLITGSLAVAYVPTKIVNRLATTGEQVEDLSLGGRFKLWKAGMTAFTESPLIGYGTASYIKAITPQLGPAAQVAHNSYISVLVEEGAIGFMLYATMLFAVFLAVLRLQSIDRRFGLVLYATLGIAMLPLTWEDRKAVWVILAALVGLSYSQVAGSVASRWQAAPRRVPVIRPTQVPRPKPMAGPRRSPGRDASA
- a CDS encoding lipopolysaccharide biosynthesis protein, whose product is MTSDERRGAPRGLTQRALGGMLWTFSGTGVQGAIQLLVMVALGRLLTPTEFGVMGAATVIIALSQIVSQVGVGPAIVQRRELEPVHIRVAFTISGVLGLLLGAAVWLAAPALAAFYRIPAVEPVLRGVALLFPIDGLNTVGESLLVRQLRFRLFVAVEVGSYILGYACIGVLLAWQGYGVWSLVAANLSQVSLRTIGMYVATRHPVRPSLDLRASRDLLSYGLGHSLAQVGNVLSQQGDNMVVGRWLGPQALGIYGRAYNLMVVPASVFGRIVNRVLFPVMAQVQDEPDRLAGAYERVLALVALMSLPVSAFLWVVAPEFIPTLLGPQWTGVVLPFRLFSCSLLFRMSSKVSDACTKAAGVVYARALVQGAYAALVVTGALIGQHWGVGGVAVAVSLAMGCNWVAMAALSRSVTGLSWSRFLRAQVPGAVFAALIGGTAGLAAQAARAAHLGKIPVLIAAGATAAACALAAATLRSEMFLGPHGAWASRRVGELLRRGSRRIGRPAGKPEPDALAEANPE
- a CDS encoding sulfotransferase; translation: MMQVTKPIILVGTGRCGSTLFHRLMARHPRMMWMSGFCYLYPDRPLWNRWAVTAMGNPLLHQLFGGKIRPGEHYRFWDHHAYGFSEPCRDLVGSDVSARVKKQVRAAFQPMLTSGRDRLLVKITGWPRIGFLNEIFDDAKFIHIVRDGRAVASSLLHVHFWRGWYGPQRWRAGLLSPDDQATWESYDRSFTALAGLEWRIQMRAIDAARRTLDPARFFEVKYEDFCEQPVETFRRVLKFVELPDSDAFERQVRVASIRSTSNRWRNDLTPVQQDLLDDLLREDLLQYGYDGSEQVEKVRETVER
- a CDS encoding sulfotransferase — its product is MAEKPGFFIVGAPKCGTTALYEYLRTHPNIFMPRIKEPHYFARDLGTYPRIKTLDEYTQLFAERAPQHLIAGEASVYYLRSSVALGNIHAFNPDARIIAMFRNPVDMVYSLHSQLLYVSEENVSDFEAAWRLQDRRRQGHDLPPASRGSFLVQYQEVGRFGTQVERLLSTFPGAQVKLILYDDFAASPRSVYDDVIRFLGIPHDDRTEFPQINENKKARMPWLRDFYRKPPPALRGAIQSLKRAVGAEGISAAKKAMVDLNTVRARRPPLAPEFRAELVGVFQEEVRLLSRLLNRDLSHWT
- a CDS encoding glycosyltransferase; the protein is MKAAPIAFFLPSLRGGGAQRVIVNLVQAIAERGLPVDVILAIAQGAFLDQLPPSVRLVDLRATRLTGSLLPLTRYLRRERPRVLVSSMSHANLIALWAARLARQGTPVIVTVHTTLSHSMGQRERLGDRVWPHLVRLFYPWAAGVVAVSGGVADALAQSTGISRARVQVVYNPVITPGMIALGRQAPDHPWFGVGQPPVILGVGRLTAAKDFPTLIRAFAEVRRHRAARLMILGEGEERPALTALVGELGLADDVALPGFVEKAPAYMAGAALFVLSSAWEGLPTVLIEALALGTRVVATDCHSGPREILQQGRLGALVPVGDPAALAQAIIDALDRPAEPIPAEALRPFTREAAVDHYLRLIESA
- a CDS encoding glycosyltransferase; this translates as MTTSRSASPASPRILLLSTSLGMGGADRQILCLARALLARQYEVRLVSMTPLGEMGRQAFDQGLPVISLEMERGRADWRAFQRLVTLLREWRPQLLTSFMYHANLLGRLAGRWAGVPLIVSSIRSERNGSASRDWLMRLTNWMDDRCTTNSQEVADSLRERRLLPSGKALVIPNGVDVAELSAPVDERLRIRSELGLAPGEFLWLAVGRLLPQKDYPTLLQAFQPLAAAPARLLIAGRGPMLQELEQQARQLGTGAQVSFLGVRQDIPALLAAADGFVLSSAWEGMPNVVMEALAAATPVVATRVGGVAELVESGTSGFLVPAGDPGALSQAMRQLMSLPARERELMGRAGRHHVATRYGMGAMADRWMALYQELLSRKGIAIP